A stretch of Faecalibacterium duncaniae DNA encodes these proteins:
- a CDS encoding type II toxin-antitoxin system RelE/ParE family toxin encodes MTYKIKYLPLAVQDLNDIARYLSGFYPKTASRVLKELREKITKLGDTPKMCEVYHLDPAYRRMVVDQYLVFYRVNDEIKTVEVHRVLRGAWNLPQYLE; translated from the coding sequence ATGACGTATAAGATCAAATATCTGCCCCTTGCTGTGCAGGACCTGAACGATATCGCCCGGTATCTGTCTGGCTTTTACCCTAAAACAGCCAGCCGTGTACTGAAAGAGCTGCGGGAGAAGATCACAAAATTAGGCGATACCCCGAAAATGTGCGAGGTCTACCACCTTGACCCTGCTTATCGTAGGATGGTCGTTGACCAGTATCTTGTGTTCTACCGCGTCAACGATGAAATAAAGACTGTGGAAGTCCACCGTGTGTTGCGCGGTGCTTGGAATTTGCCGCAGTATCTGGAATAA